A stretch of the Plectropomus leopardus isolate mb unplaced genomic scaffold, YSFRI_Pleo_2.0 unplaced_scaffold29508, whole genome shotgun sequence genome encodes the following:
- the LOC121938442 gene encoding F-box only protein 47-like, which yields MVRKASRSVGRYTATHKSSKRTHYRPRPTRGVVTRSQANTSGCFFHGLPAEVFDMILDKLSVLELSVFSMVSKDITKSVVDYISTLTWRNKRIIQSFHHRTCPEQKSTVGHYRDLGLLFKRCTLLLPTKDRLKFIYSKFSQIPCFLLEKCLAPDCIGFSCYGVFLQTLIAGWDELECHRVFNFLCDFTNLMQKIDAVVTAKPGVRWYQRLQLRLFCRQVLLDPWLSQTECQFWLMQLLKPWPMVSQAHLLLILYGPLLPEV from the exons ATGGTGAGGAAAGCCTCCAGAAGTGTAGGGAGGTACACAGCGACACACAAATCCAGCAAGAGGACTCACTATCGGCCCCGTCCGACCAGAGGCGTCGTGACCCGCAGCCAGGCCAACACCAGCGGCTGCTTCTTCCACGGACTCCCGGCGGAGGTGTTTGACATGATCCTGGACAAACTGTCTG tgctggAGCTCAGCGTATTCAGCATGGTGTCCAAGGATATCACTAAATCCGTTGTGGACTACATCTCCACTCTAACCTGGAGGAATAAAAGAATCATTCAGAGCTTTCACCACCGCACCTGCCCTGAGCAAAAATCCACTGTTGGACACTACAGAGACTTGG GATTGTTGTTCAAGAGATGCACGCTGTTGCTACCAACAAAGGACAGGTTGAAGTTTATCTATAGCAAGTTTTCACAG ATTCCCTGCTTCCTGTTGGAGAAGTGTTTGGCACCAGACTGCATTGGCTTCAGCTGCTATGGAGTCTTCCTCCAG ACGCTGATTGCAGGGTGGGATGAGCTGGAGTGCCACAGAGTGTTCAACTTCCTGTGTGACTTCACAAATCTGATGCAGAAAATAGATGCTGTCGTCACTGCAAAACCAG GGGTGAGGTGGTACCAAAGGCTGCAGCTCCGTCTTTTCTGCCGCCAAGTTCTGTTGGACCCGTGGCTAAGCCAGACAGAGTGTCAGTTCTGGCTAATGCAACTCCTGAAGCCTTGGCCCATGGTCAGCCAGGCACACTTACTGTTAATCCTCTATGGACCTCTGCTGCCTGAGG TATGA
- the LOC121938441 gene encoding F-box only protein 47-like, whose amino-acid sequence MVRKASRSVGRYTATHKSSKRTHYRPRPTRGVVTRSQANTSGCFFHGLPAEVFDMILDKLSVLELSVFSMVSKDITKSVVDYISTLTWRNKRIIQSFHHRTCPEQKSTVGHYRDLGLLFKRCTLLLPTKDRLKFIYSKFSQIPCFLLEKCLAPDCIGFSCYGVFLQTLIAGWDELECHRVFNFLCDFTNLMQKIDAVVTAKPGVSLAVWKGEVVPKAAAPSFLPPSSVGPVAKPDRVSVLANATPEALAHGQPGTLTVNPLWTSAA is encoded by the exons ATGGTGAGGAAAGCCTCCAGAAGTGTAGGGAGGTACACAGCGACACACAAATCCAGCAAGAGGACTCACTATCGGCCCCGTCCGACCAGAGGCGTCGTGACCCGCAGCCAGGCCAACACCAGCGGCTGCTTCTTCCACGGACTCCCGGCGGAGGTGTTTGACATGATCCTGGACAAACTGTCTG tgctggAGCTCAGCGTATTCAGCATGGTGTCCAAGGATATCACTAAATCCGTTGTGGACTACATCTCCACTCTAACCTGGAGGAATAAAAGAATCATTCAGAGCTTTCACCACCGCACCTGCCCTGAGCAAAAATCCACTGTTGGACACTACAGAGACTTGG GATTGTTGTTCAAGAGATGCACGCTGTTGCTACCAACAAAGGACAGGTTGAAGTTTATCTATAGCAAGTTTTCACAG ATTCCCTGCTTCCTGTTGGAGAAGTGTTTGGCACCAGACTGCATTGGCTTCAGCTGCTATGGAGTCTTCCTCCAG ACGCTGATTGCAGGGTGGGATGAGCTGGAGTGCCACAGAGTGTTCAACTTCCTGTGTGACTTCACAAATCTGATGCAGAAAATAGATGCTGTCGTCACTGCAAAACCAGGTGTGTCTCTCGCTGTGTGGaa GGGTGAGGTGGTACCAAAGGCTGCAGCTCCGTCTTTTCTGCCGCCAAGTTCTGTTGGACCCGTGGCTAAGCCAGACAGAGTGTCAGTTCTGGCTAATGCAACTCCTGAAGCCTTGGCCCATGGTCAGCCAGGCACACTTACTGTTAATCCTCTATGGACCTCTGCTGCCTGA